A genomic segment from Methanomicrobia archaeon encodes:
- a CDS encoding GNAT family N-acetyltransferase — protein sequence MTNLKIVEFDAAYADDFKRLNLVWLERYFQMEPIDLEVLSNPEEAIIKPGGRIFFALLDGAVVGTCALIKHTEGLFELSKMAVAGTHQGQGIGTQLLGHAIEWARARSIRKLFVETNTVLKSAVRLYQRLGFRTTAYESSDAHYDRTNLKLELELQQ from the coding sequence ATGACTAACCTGAAAATAGTAGAGTTTGACGCGGCGTACGCAGACGATTTCAAGCGCTTGAACCTGGTCTGGCTGGAACGGTATTTCCAAATGGAGCCCATTGACCTCGAAGTGCTAAGCAACCCTGAAGAGGCGATTATCAAACCGGGCGGCAGGATCTTCTTTGCACTCCTTGATGGTGCGGTGGTGGGCACGTGCGCGCTTATTAAACATACGGAGGGCCTCTTCGAGCTCTCGAAGATGGCCGTTGCTGGCACACATCAGGGACAGGGCATCGGCACGCAACTCCTGGGTCATGCCATCGAGTGGGCACGTGCACGATCGATACGGAAACTTTTCGTGGAGACGAATACCGTACTGAAAAGCGCCGTGCGGCTCTATCAGCGGCTCGGATTCCGCACGACCGCATACGAGAGCTCGGACGCG